AATGTAGATGGAGAAGAGGGAGTTTCTTCCCTCCTCGTTGTGCTTTGGGGATGAATGAATGTTAGGAGTTTGCATTGTTGAGTTTATAGGGATTGAAGGTGCTAAAGATAGTGTCTTTGTTtggtccatgcatggaattgagaaagGTGGTTGAAAGAGAATGAGTTTGCGAGCTCCCTCAATATTATTGTGGCTTAGGACGAGCGTATGACTCGGGACCAGTCATTCACTAAAAATAGAAACACAGGTTAGTTTTATCTGCCTCTTTATCCTAAATTTTACCTTGTATTTTGATCCTTTTTTAGATGAATTATATTAATCTGTTCAATAAGTTAATTTTAATACCTAGTCAAACAACGAGGACAGAGAAACCAATATGTCCATTTGACAACAACATCAGCTCTAAACTCGGGTCGTCAACCCATCCCGCTCCACGCTGACAACAAGTAAGACCTAACCGAAACCAATGTGGGGAAAACAAGGCCGAAGCACACAAAGGAAAGTTAACTCTACAAAGCCTCCCACGGGCTTTTAGCACATACAAGGAAATAAAGCCGAAGTTGTTCTGCGTGAGAGTTGAACTTGCGACATTCACCATTTGCAAGGAGTAACCAAAATTGTTATCAATATGTTGTACTCGTTCACGGCTTCGGACATAAAAACTCCAAGCAATACTTTATAGAGATTGTGTGATCGTCAATCAAATACGTACGTCTAGACATCTTGACAAAATATTTTAACTGTAACCTCACAAAATCTATCAGGACAGGAGTACGCTTACATATATGCAGATCAGCTACCATTCTGCAGCTTTCATAAGAAAGGTTCTAACTTCTAACTAAGAAACTGTGACATTGGTAAGTTCCATCTCAGCTGCTGCTTCATTGATCGCATCAATAACAGGCATCTTTCCCTGAGTCACAGCCTCATCCATTGGGGTCCTGTCATGACTAAAGGTCGATCACCAAGTGTCAGGTCTAAGTGAACTTACCATCACAGTTTCGATGATCAAAGatgaaataaattatatacCTGTTTAAAGCGCTTACATTTGCTCCTAATAGTATCAATTTCTTAACCACCTGGTATAAGTCCGGGAAATTAATTAATGACTGAACCTTAAAAGATGAAAAAAGTAAAATTGATGAGTAATAATTACCTCAATCTGACCATTGAGGCAGGCCCAGTGAAGAGGTGTATTATTTTCCGCATTACAAGCATTGAGGTCCTGCTCACATACAAGttccacaaaacttaaaaagctcttACATAAACAACTCAGACAGTAGTATACCATGGATGCATCACCAAATAATGATAAGAACGACTTATTCTCTGCACACCAGAAAAATGAAAGTAAATAATTGTCTTTTGGATATAATTCAGAAAAATATAGTGTACATAGTCAGGTGCCAAAGTCAACAAAGGTCGAGGAAAGCATACGATAAACAACTCATTTAGTGGCTTCGATGCCCACAAAAAGAAGACAGCATACATTTAAACACAGAGACAATTCTTCAGATCATAGAAATTTCTTagtcatatatatacacatacgaaTAGAAGGGAAGTATGAAAACCTTGTTTTAGAAAGCCAAATATACTTGAACAAGGAATAAGTTATGCCATCATGAATTTCACAGGATCATGACATGAATCCCAGTTGGCATAAAAGAAATGTGCCAGTGCAGAAGATGTTTTTCTCATCACATTGTATTGATCTATCATGATAACATGAAATACTTGGAAGCAGGTTGCTCACCACTCTTTTACTGATAAGATACTCGACGACGTTGAGGTGACCATTAGCAGCAGCCATATGTAGTGCTGCAGTTACATTACTGTACTGAATTATcttaaagaaaaaatgaaactaAAAGAAACAGCATATAAAGTTCAATAAGCACAAGACACAAAATTGCACTTAAAAAGACTCAAGTAAACTAGGATTAAAAAAGTCAATATACGTGAAATCTTAGATGTAAAAAAACTGTTCATGAGGCATAAGATAAAACTGCTGCATAGATAAACCAGAGAGCTACACACGATATCGACTAATACCTAATGAACActgaaaaaagaacaagaagagcgCTCGAGTCTTGTACACATAGGATAAGCTTAAAAGGGCAATTTAGGCAAATTTCATTCCAAAAGGAAAAGTAAAGAGACAAAAGTAACCTCAGACTTGCTTGGTTGTAATTTCAAGTATTAACTTCTACACTTCATACGCTTGCTTATGAAATTACATGCAaacatatttttgaagtttataTGGTACAGATTCTCATCCAACCTTAAACCATCATTATCATGCCATACATTACCTGgagaacagaaaatgaaaatgctTCACATAGAAAAAAGTGGTAGATGAACTGAAAGACAGTAGTTTCTGCAGGAAGACCTCGGGATACAAACATTTTGATTTCAACAATCTCTCTTGTCATCTTTTGGCCCACATAGAGAAACAAATGTGAGGTTTTGAAGATATTAGGAACCCAATCAACACCTTTAGTATAGATGGTTTCTGCCCTTAGACTGGCTAGAGGTAGATGGTCTCAGTCCTTAGATTGGTGGTTCTCTAATGACTGTAGAAATGGATGAAAATCTTATGATTGAGATTTTAGAACTCATATATTGTTTATTTGAATGGAAATAACTCATATTTTGTACTTAACTAGCTGTCGGGGCAGTGACAGAGGGAGGTTGAACCATGAACCTCGTGGTCAGGAGGGTTGGGGTGTGGACATCACAGCTGGGGCAACAACATGCCCCCTCGATacctttaaaaatatattttttttctgataaataaaataagtgGCAGATCCATTTCATCCTTCCATGCTCTACTAAGGGACTCCAATACTCCATATGCAAATCACTACCAATTAGACACCATCAATTGGTTGATGAGAAAACATGATCCATGCAATTAAATCAATATCAGATAAACAAGAAATGCAGCCACTATATGGTCATTTACTGCAGTTCAACAGAGAACAAATATCTTAATAACAATAAAATCATATCACATGATTAAGGTAATAATACTAATACTGATACTAACCTCTTCGACCCATTGAATCCTCAGAATCAAGTGAAACACCGGAAGATGCTAAGCTGATGACATCTTCAATATCGCCATATCTGGCAGCCTAAAAAATTTATAGACTAAAAGTGAAGTAACAGGCTTTGGAGTTTTGAAGTGTTATATGGCAAGAAACAGTTACTGTAGTGCTATACTTGACAGCTATAGCCGAAAGATAATCATTTAGAGACATtataaatagaataaaaaacaCCGGAAGTAGCTTCTGCAACTAATGCTGTCAATCAAAAAGGTCAAGCAGAGCTCAATCAAAACTAGATAATGCTGAGCAGTACTGAACCAAATCAAGCTTAAAGAACAGACACTGCTGAAATTATTAACCACGATTAACAGAGGTATCCCATTTCTCATTCCATGAAAGAATCAGAAAGGAAATCAAAACTCCATAAGGGAGAAAAACAATTTAACTCGAAGAAATTCTGCtacaacaaacaaacataaaggTGAAATCAACCACCAATGAAGAACACATCAGGAACATAGTCTTAATAAGCAAATTATTGATTGGCAGATCGCATCATATCTCGTTTCATAGAATGGATTCAAAACATCTTTCCAACCCAATTCACATACAACTGAATAACTGCAGCTAACGGTCGCTTGACCTGAAACAATTTGTCATTGATATACAAGTGACACGACGGTCTACCTGTAATACCTATATTGAGCACGTAATCGATCCGAACAGTTTCACGGCAAACAGAAcgcaaataataaaattacgaAACTAGAAACGCATCAAATGAGAACAATCTGTACCTCAAGCAGGGCCTCAACATGTTCAGAAGTTGCTCCGTTAGTATTCTGCTCAATAGAATTGTTCTCGACACCCATTACTTGCCGTCGATAACCACTGCACTGCTACGCTGTGCACAGTAGGTTTGAACTtacataaaaccctagaaactAGGAAGTGCTTAGAAGAAGCTTCATTTCCAGACGTGCCCAAACATTTTATAAAAATACATTTTTAGccccaaatctttttttttgtaaggaaGAAGAACAAATCTTTGATAAATGATTTGGTATCCATTTTCTCCAAATTTAGTATTTACCATTTAGGGAATGGGATATAATTTTAACTCTTGACCTTTTGATTCCACCGCcaaaccaaataaaaactacATTAATTCATTTAGTTTAATTAAATTCTTAGGCCCATTTGGTAGAACGTGTATCCAGTGATAACGTTAGCAGAAACGTTAGCACACGATCTCTCACCCAATAGTTAAGAAATGACAGCGTATATGCAATTAGGAAATGACAACGTATATGCTAccgttttcattaaa
This sequence is a window from Tripterygium wilfordii isolate XIE 37 chromosome 8, ASM1340144v1, whole genome shotgun sequence. Protein-coding genes within it:
- the LOC120003705 gene encoding GA-binding protein subunit beta-2 isoform X1 — protein: MGVENNSIEQNTNGATSEHVEALLEAARYGDIEDVISLASSGVSLDSEDSMGRRALHMAAANGHLNVVEYLISKRVDLNACNAENNTPLHWACLNGQIEVVKKLILLGANVSALNSHDRTPMDEAVTQGKMPVIDAINEAAAEMELTNVTVS
- the LOC120003705 gene encoding serine/threonine-protein phosphatase 6 regulatory ankyrin repeat subunit B isoform X2, whose product is MGVENNSIEQNTNGATSEHVEALLEAARYGDIEDVISLASSGVSLDSEDSMGRRALHMAAANGHLNVVEYLISKRVDLNACNAENNTPLHWACLNGQIEVVKKLILLGANVSALNRTPMDEAVTQGKMPVIDAINEAAAEMELTNVTVS